A genome region from Defluviimonas aquaemixtae includes the following:
- a CDS encoding disulfide bond formation protein B yields MPVTSRRLILIAAAGSAALLIGAFVFQAMGYAPCKLCIWQRWPHGAAIAIGAVAILASLPVLAWAGALAAAVSGAIGIYHTGVERLWWPGPDTCTASGDLQGSAEDLLNQIMEAPLVRCDEVAWAFAGLSMATWNAVLSFALAAIWIAAARRAA; encoded by the coding sequence ATACCTGTGACCTCCCGACGCCTCATCCTGATCGCCGCGGCCGGCTCTGCCGCGCTGCTCATCGGCGCGTTCGTCTTCCAGGCCATGGGCTATGCGCCCTGCAAGCTCTGTATCTGGCAGCGTTGGCCGCACGGTGCCGCCATCGCGATTGGCGCGGTGGCAATTCTGGCGTCGCTGCCGGTACTCGCCTGGGCGGGCGCGCTGGCGGCGGCCGTGTCGGGCGCTATTGGAATCTATCACACGGGGGTGGAGCGGCTCTGGTGGCCGGGCCCCGACACCTGTACTGCAAGCGGAGATCTCCAGGGCTCCGCCGAGGACCTTCTGAACCAGATCATGGAAGCCCCGCTCGTGCGCTGCGACGAGGTCGCCTGGGCGTTCGCGGGCCTTTCCATGGCGACGTGGAACGCGGTTCTTTCCTTTGCGCTCGCGGCGATCTGGATCGCCGCCGCGCGCCGCGCTGCCTGA
- the ypfJ gene encoding KPN_02809 family neutral zinc metallopeptidase produces the protein MKWRGRRGSRNIEDRRRAGVGRAGGMGLGGVVLVLAVGYFLGIDVTPFLGGAPQGGSIQGTDLTEADVQAGEFVSVTLADTEEIWADIFQRELGRAYDPATLVLFKQVTQSPCGGASGATGPFYCPLDEKAYLDTDFFVTLDQRLGAGGDFAAAYVIAHEIAHHVQNELGILGEANNIRQQSSQAESNAISVRIELQADCLSGVWARHAEARFGSLEPGDVAEAMNAAKQIGDDTLQKNAGQRPMPHTFTHGTSEQRQRWFAEGYKAGSVGACDTFAAQDL, from the coding sequence ATGAAATGGCGTGGGCGGCGCGGCAGCCGCAACATCGAGGACCGCAGGCGGGCAGGCGTGGGCCGCGCGGGCGGGATGGGGCTCGGCGGCGTGGTCCTCGTGCTGGCGGTCGGCTATTTCCTTGGCATCGACGTGACGCCCTTCCTCGGCGGCGCGCCGCAAGGCGGCAGCATCCAGGGCACCGATCTGACCGAGGCGGACGTGCAGGCGGGCGAGTTCGTCTCGGTGACGCTCGCCGATACCGAGGAGATCTGGGCCGACATCTTCCAACGCGAACTCGGCCGGGCCTACGATCCGGCGACGCTGGTCCTGTTCAAGCAGGTCACCCAGTCGCCCTGCGGCGGCGCCTCGGGCGCGACGGGGCCGTTCTATTGCCCGCTCGACGAGAAGGCCTATCTCGACACCGATTTCTTCGTGACGCTCGATCAGCGTCTGGGCGCCGGGGGCGACTTTGCCGCGGCCTATGTCATCGCGCACGAGATCGCGCATCATGTTCAGAACGAGCTTGGCATCCTCGGCGAGGCGAACAATATCCGCCAGCAATCGAGCCAGGCGGAATCGAACGCGATCTCGGTCAGGATCGAGTTGCAGGCCGATTGTCTATCGGGCGTCTGGGCACGCCATGCCGAGGCGCGGTTCGGCTCGCTCGAGCCAGGCGACGTGGCCGAGGCGATGAATGCGGCGAAGCAGATCGGTGACGACACGCTCCAGAAGAACGCCGGTCAACGGCCGATGCCGCATACCTTCACGCACGGCACATCCGAGCAGCGCCAGCGTTGGTTCGCGGAAGGCTACAAGGCCGGTTCGGTCGGCGCCTGCGACACCTTCGCGGCACAGGATCTCTGA
- a CDS encoding YqaA family protein yields MIRALYDWTMRLADHPRSLRALGVVSFIESSFFPIPPDVLMIPMIIARPSRAWVVATVALVTSVLGGLFGYFIGAVLWEAVGQPILDFYGKTHAAEDFAARFNQYGAWAVLFAGITPFPFKVITIMSGWTGLSLPVFIVSAIVARGLRFFVVAGLLWQFGAPIRDFIERRLGLMFTLFMVLLIGGFALVKYL; encoded by the coding sequence ATGATCCGCGCACTTTACGACTGGACGATGCGGCTCGCCGATCATCCGCGCTCCCTCAGGGCGCTCGGAGTCGTGTCCTTTATCGAGAGCTCATTCTTCCCGATCCCGCCCGACGTCTTGATGATCCCGATGATCATCGCGCGGCCCTCGCGCGCCTGGGTCGTCGCGACGGTCGCGCTCGTCACGTCGGTGCTCGGCGGGCTTTTCGGCTATTTCATCGGCGCGGTCCTGTGGGAGGCGGTTGGCCAGCCGATCCTCGACTTCTATGGCAAGACGCATGCGGCCGAAGATTTCGCCGCGCGCTTCAACCAATATGGCGCCTGGGCCGTCCTCTTCGCGGGTATCACGCCCTTTCCCTTCAAGGTGATCACCATCATGTCGGGCTGGACCGGTCTGTCGCTGCCGGTCTTCATCGTCTCGGCCATTGTCGCGCGGGGCCTGCGCTTTTTCGTGGTGGCGGGACTTCTGTGGCAATTCGGCGCACCGATCCGTGATTTCATCGAGCGGCGGCTCGGGCTTATGTTCACGCTGTTCATGGTCCTCCTGATCGGCGGCTTCGCCTTGGTGAAATACCTGTGA